One Carassius auratus strain Wakin chromosome 44, ASM336829v1, whole genome shotgun sequence genomic window carries:
- the omgb gene encoding AAC-rich mRNA clone AAC11 protein → MASKTQILLLLVAVMVASYGFTNASANGINNGTNADNTNGTNSNSTTGNTNGINCNSTTGNTNGTNSNSTTGNTNGTNCNSATGNTNGTNSNSATGNTNGTNSNSATGNTNGTNSNSATGNTNGTNSNSATGNTNGTNSNSAPTTKSAAASLSHKGIMGLPGFLIYTFISTAALKLFHLI, encoded by the coding sequence CTAGTGGCTGTAATGGTTGCAAGTTATGGCTTTACCAATGCCAGCGCCAATGGCATAAACAATGGTACAAACGCTGACAACACCAATGGCACAAACAGCAACTCAACCACTGGCAACACCAACGGCATAAACTGCAACTCAACCACTGGCAACACCAACGGCACAAACAGCAACTCAACCACTGGCAACACCAACGGCACAAACTGCAACTCAGCCACTGGCAACACCAACGGCACAAACAGCAACTCAGCCACTGGCAACACCAACGGCACAAACAGCAACTCAGCCACTGGCAACACCAACGGCACAAACAGCAACTCAGCCACTGGCAACACCAACGGCACAAACAGCAACTCAGCCACTGGCAACACCAACGGCACAAACAGCAACTCAGCCCCCACAACCAAATCTGCTGCAGCATCTCTTTCACACAAGGGGATCATGGGGCTGCCTGGATTTCTGATCTACACGTTCATCTCCACCGCAGCTCTCAAACTCTTCCACCTGATCTGA